A DNA window from Daucus carota subsp. sativus chromosome 3, DH1 v3.0, whole genome shotgun sequence contains the following coding sequences:
- the LOC108211390 gene encoding putative 12-oxophytodienoate reductase 11 isoform X2 has translation MGEEQNLQITLMSPYKMGHFQLSHRLVLAPLTRQRSYGNVPQQHAILYYSQRTTKGGLLISEATGVSDTAQGYPDTPGIWTKEQVEAWKPIVDAVHAKGGIFFCQIWHVGRVSNTGFQPNGQAPVSSTDKMIAPQIRSNGIDVARFSPPRRLSTEEIPRYINDFRLAARNALEAGFDGVEIHGAHGYLIDQFMKDQVNDRTDKYGGSLENRCRFALEVVEAVSKEIGPDRVGIRLSPFASYMESGDSNPEALGLYMAESLNKYGILYSHMVEPRMKKVGEKAETHHTLVPMRKAFHGTFIVAGGYDREDGNTAVAENCTDLVAYGRQFLANPDLPKRFELNAPLNKYDRNTFYISDPVVGYTDYPFLDQTISAQTVEA, from the exons ATGGGGGAGGAACAAAACCTTCAAATAACTCTCATGTCTCCATACAAAATGGGTCATTTTCAGCTTTCTCACAG ACTAGTTTTGGCACCTCTAACAAGACAAAGATCGTACGGAAATGTTCCTCAGCAACATGCTATATTGTATTACTCCCAAAGAACCACAAAAGGGGGCCTTCTTATATCTGAAGCCACTGGAGTGTCTGACACTGCTCaagg GTATCCCGATACACCTGGTATATGGACAAAGGAACAAGTTGAAGCCTGGAAACCTATTGTGGATGCTGTTCATGCCAAAGGTGGCATCTTTTTTTGTCAGATCTGGCACGTAGGGAGGGTTTCAAATACAG GTTTTCAGCCAAATGGGCAGGCTCCAGTATCTAGTACAGACAAGATGATAGCTCCTCAAATTCGAAGCAATGGCATTGATGTTGCACGATTTTCGCCACCTCGACGACTGAGTACCGAGGAAATTCCTCGATATATAAATGATTTCAGACTTGCTGCTAGGAATGCTTTGGAAGCTG GTTTTGATGGAGTTGAGATCCATGGTGCCCATGGCTACTTAATAGACCAGTTTATGAAAGATCAAGTCAATGACCGAACTGACAAGTACGGTGGCTCCCTGGAGAATCGGTGCAGATTTGCTTTGGAAGTTGTTGAAGCAGTATCAAAAGAGATAGGACCAGATAGAGTGGGCATAAGGCTTTCACCCTTTGCAAGTTACATGGAATCTGGAGATTCAAATCCAGAAGCACTGGGACTCTACATGGCTGAATCCTTGAATAAATATGGCATTCTCTACTCCCACATGGTGGAGCCAAGGATGAAAAAGGTGGGAGAGAAGGCTGAGACCCACCACACTCTGGTGCCTATGAGAAAAGCATTTCACGGCACCTTTATTGTTGCTGGGGGTTACGATAGGGAAGATGGTAATACTGCTGTGGCTGAGAACTGTACTGACCTTGTTGCTTATGGGCGGCAGTTCCTGGCAAACCCAGATCTACCAAAGCGGTTTGAGCTCAATGCTCCTCTAAACAAGTACGATAGAAACACATTTTATATATCTGATCCGGTCGTTGGCTATACTGACTATCCCTTTCTTGATCAAACAATCAGTGCTCAAACTGTAGAAGCATAA
- the LOC108211390 gene encoding 12-oxophytodienoate reductase 2 isoform X3 — translation MGEEQNLQITLMSPYKMGHFQLSHRVVLAPLTRQRMYGNVPQPHAILYYSQRTTDGGLLISEATVISDTAIGYRDVPGIWTKEQVEAWKPIVEAVHDKGGIFFCQIWHTGRLSNTGFDGVELHAAHGYLVDQFLKDQVNDRTDNYGGSLENRCRFALELVEAVSEEIGADRVGIRLSPFADYNESGDSNPEGLGLYMAESLNKYGILYLHVVEPRMKTAWEKFECTESLLSMRKAFKGTFIVAGGYGREDGNKAVAENRADLVAYGRVFLANPDLPRRFELNAPLNKYDRNTFYTSDPVVGYTDYPFLDQTYDKET, via the exons ATGGGGGAGGAACAAAACCTTCAAATAACTCTCATGTCTCCATACAAAATGGGTCATTTTCAGCTTTCTCACAG AGTAGTTTTGGCTCCTCTCACAAGACAAAGAATGTACGGAAATGTTCCTCAGCCCCATGCTATATTATACTACTCCCAAAGAACTACGGATGGTGGCCTTCTCATTTCCGAAGCCACTGTAATTTCTGACACTGCCATAGG GTATCGAGACGTGCCTGGTATATGGACAAAGGAACAAGTCGAAGCCTGGAAACCTATTGTGGAGGCAGTTCATGACAAAGGTGGTATCTTTTTTTGTCAGATTTGGCACACGGGGAGGCTTTCAAATACTG GTTTTGACGGAGTTGAACTTCATGCTGCTCATGGATACCTTGTAGACCAGTTCTTGAAAGACCAAGTTAATGACCGAACAGACAATTATGGAGGCTCCTTGGAGAACCGTTGCAGATTTGCTTTGGAACTTGTGGAAGCTGTGTCAGAAGAGATCGGAGCTGATAGAGTAGGcataaggctttcaccttttgcAGATTACAATGAATCAGGTGATTCAAATCCGGAAGGTTTGGGACTTTATATGGCTGAATCCTTGAATAAATACGGCATCCTTTACTTGCACGTGGTTGAGCCGAGGATGAAAACTGCTTGGGAAAAATTCGAATGCACTGAGAGTCTTTTGTCTATGAGAAAAGCATTTAAAGGTACTTTTATTGTTGCTGGTGGTTATGGGAGGGAAGATGGTAATAAAGCTGTGGCTGAGAACCGTGCAGACCTTGTTGCTTATGGTCGTGTGTTTCTGGCAAACCCCGATCTACCAAGGCGGTTTGAGCTTAATGCTCCCCTCAATAAATATGACAGAAACACATTTTATACATCTGATCCAGTTGTCGGCTACACTGATTATCCGTTTCTTGATCAAACATATGATAAGGAAACATGA
- the LOC108211390 gene encoding 12-oxophytodienoate reductase 1 isoform X5, producing the protein MTKVVSFFVRFGTRGGFQILAPVSSTDKPLSPSSDGSHFSPPRRLSTEEIPQIINDFRLAAKNAMEAGFDGVELHAAHGYLVDQFLKDQVNDRTDNYGGSLENRCRFALELVEAVSEEIGADRVGIRLSPFADYNESGDSNPEGLGLYMAESLNKYGILYLHVVEPRMKTAWEKFECTESLLSMRKAFKGTFIVAGGYGREDGNKAVAENRADLVAYGRVFLANPDLPRRFELNAPLNKYDRNTFYTSDPVVGYTDYPFLDQTYDKET; encoded by the exons ATGACAAAGGTGGTATCTTTTTTTGTCAGATTTGGCACACGGGGAGGCTTTCAAATACTG GCTCCAGTATCTAGTACAGACAAACCTTTAAGCCCCAGTAGTGATGGGTCACATTTTTCGCCTCCTCGACGACTCAGTACCGAGGAAATTCCTcagattataaatgattttagaCTTGCTGCAAAGAATGCCATGGAGGCAG GTTTTGACGGAGTTGAACTTCATGCTGCTCATGGATACCTTGTAGACCAGTTCTTGAAAGACCAAGTTAATGACCGAACAGACAATTATGGAGGCTCCTTGGAGAACCGTTGCAGATTTGCTTTGGAACTTGTGGAAGCTGTGTCAGAAGAGATCGGAGCTGATAGAGTAGGcataaggctttcaccttttgcAGATTACAATGAATCAGGTGATTCAAATCCGGAAGGTTTGGGACTTTATATGGCTGAATCCTTGAATAAATACGGCATCCTTTACTTGCACGTGGTTGAGCCGAGGATGAAAACTGCTTGGGAAAAATTCGAATGCACTGAGAGTCTTTTGTCTATGAGAAAAGCATTTAAAGGTACTTTTATTGTTGCTGGTGGTTATGGGAGGGAAGATGGTAATAAAGCTGTGGCTGAGAACCGTGCAGACCTTGTTGCTTATGGTCGTGTGTTTCTGGCAAACCCCGATCTACCAAGGCGGTTTGAGCTTAATGCTCCCCTCAATAAATATGACAGAAACACATTTTATACATCTGATCCAGTTGTCGGCTACACTGATTATCCGTTTCTTGATCAAACATATGATAAGGAAACATGA
- the LOC108211390 gene encoding 12-oxophytodienoate reductase 1 isoform X6 has protein sequence MGEEQNLQITLMSPYKMGHFQLSHRVVLAPLTRQRMYGNVPQPHAILYYSQRTTDGGLLISEATVISDTAIGYRDVPGIWTKEQVEAWKPIVEAVHDKGGIFFCQIWHTGRLSNTGFQPNGQAPVSSTDKPLSPSSDGSHFSPPRRLSTEEIPQIINDFRLAAKNAMEAGFDGVELHAAHGYLVDQFLKDQVNDRTDNYGGSLENRCRFALELVEAVSEEIGADRVGIRLSPFADYNESGDSNPEGLGLYMAESLNKYGILYLHVVEPRMKTAWEKFECTESLLSMRKAFKGTFIVAGGYGREDGNKAVAENRADLVAYGRVFLANPDLPRRFELNAPLNKYDRNTFYTSDPVVGYTDYPFLDQTYDKET, from the exons ATGGGGGAGGAACAAAACCTTCAAATAACTCTCATGTCTCCATACAAAATGGGTCATTTTCAGCTTTCTCACAG AGTAGTTTTGGCTCCTCTCACAAGACAAAGAATGTACGGAAATGTTCCTCAGCCCCATGCTATATTATACTACTCCCAAAGAACTACGGATGGTGGCCTTCTCATTTCCGAAGCCACTGTAATTTCTGACACTGCCATAGG GTATCGAGACGTGCCTGGTATATGGACAAAGGAACAAGTCGAAGCCTGGAAACCTATTGTGGAGGCAGTTCATGACAAAGGTGGTATCTTTTTTTGTCAGATTTGGCACACGGGGAGGCTTTCAAAT ACTGGTTTTCAGCCAAATGGGCAGGCTCCAGTATCTAGTACAGACAAACCTTTAAGCCCCAGTAGTGATGGGTCACATTTTTCGCCTCCTCGACGACTCAGTACCGAGGAAATTCCTcagattataaatgattttagaCTTGCTGCAAAGAATGCCATGGAGGCAG GTTTTGACGGAGTTGAACTTCATGCTGCTCATGGATACCTTGTAGACCAGTTCTTGAAAGACCAAGTTAATGACCGAACAGACAATTATGGAGGCTCCTTGGAGAACCGTTGCAGATTTGCTTTGGAACTTGTGGAAGCTGTGTCAGAAGAGATCGGAGCTGATAGAGTAGGcataaggctttcaccttttgcAGATTACAATGAATCAGGTGATTCAAATCCGGAAGGTTTGGGACTTTATATGGCTGAATCCTTGAATAAATACGGCATCCTTTACTTGCACGTGGTTGAGCCGAGGATGAAAACTGCTTGGGAAAAATTCGAATGCACTGAGAGTCTTTTGTCTATGAGAAAAGCATTTAAAGGTACTTTTATTGTTGCTGGTGGTTATGGGAGGGAAGATGGTAATAAAGCTGTGGCTGAGAACCGTGCAGACCTTGTTGCTTATGGTCGTGTGTTTCTGGCAAACCCCGATCTACCAAGGCGGTTTGAGCTTAATGCTCCCCTCAATAAATATGACAGAAACACATTTTATACATCTGATCCAGTTGTCGGCTACACTGATTATCCGTTTCTTGATCAAACATATGATAAGGAAACATGA
- the LOC108211390 gene encoding 12-oxophytodienoate reductase 1 isoform X4 — translation MTKVVSFFVRFGTRGGFQILPNGQAPVSSTDKPLSPSSDGSHFSPPRRLSTEEIPQIINDFRLAAKNAMEAGFDGVELHAAHGYLVDQFLKDQVNDRTDNYGGSLENRCRFALELVEAVSEEIGADRVGIRLSPFADYNESGDSNPEGLGLYMAESLNKYGILYLHVVEPRMKTAWEKFECTESLLSMRKAFKGTFIVAGGYGREDGNKAVAENRADLVAYGRVFLANPDLPRRFELNAPLNKYDRNTFYTSDPVVGYTDYPFLDQTYDKET, via the exons ATGACAAAGGTGGTATCTTTTTTTGTCAGATTTGGCACACGGGGAGGCTTTCAAATACTG CCAAATGGGCAGGCTCCAGTATCTAGTACAGACAAACCTTTAAGCCCCAGTAGTGATGGGTCACATTTTTCGCCTCCTCGACGACTCAGTACCGAGGAAATTCCTcagattataaatgattttagaCTTGCTGCAAAGAATGCCATGGAGGCAG GTTTTGACGGAGTTGAACTTCATGCTGCTCATGGATACCTTGTAGACCAGTTCTTGAAAGACCAAGTTAATGACCGAACAGACAATTATGGAGGCTCCTTGGAGAACCGTTGCAGATTTGCTTTGGAACTTGTGGAAGCTGTGTCAGAAGAGATCGGAGCTGATAGAGTAGGcataaggctttcaccttttgcAGATTACAATGAATCAGGTGATTCAAATCCGGAAGGTTTGGGACTTTATATGGCTGAATCCTTGAATAAATACGGCATCCTTTACTTGCACGTGGTTGAGCCGAGGATGAAAACTGCTTGGGAAAAATTCGAATGCACTGAGAGTCTTTTGTCTATGAGAAAAGCATTTAAAGGTACTTTTATTGTTGCTGGTGGTTATGGGAGGGAAGATGGTAATAAAGCTGTGGCTGAGAACCGTGCAGACCTTGTTGCTTATGGTCGTGTGTTTCTGGCAAACCCCGATCTACCAAGGCGGTTTGAGCTTAATGCTCCCCTCAATAAATATGACAGAAACACATTTTATACATCTGATCCAGTTGTCGGCTACACTGATTATCCGTTTCTTGATCAAACATATGATAAGGAAACATGA
- the LOC108211390 gene encoding putative 12-oxophytodienoate reductase 11 isoform X1 encodes MGEEQSVQSPLLTPYKMGNFQLSHRLVLAPLTRQRSYGNVPQQHAILYYSQRTTKGGLLISEATGVSDTAQGYPDTPGIWTKEQVEAWKPIVDAVHAKGGIFFCQIWHVGRVSNTGFQPNGQAPVSSTDKMIAPQIRSNGIDVARFSPPRRLSTEEIPRYINDFRLAARNALEAGFDGVEIHGAHGYLIDQFMKDQVNDRTDKYGGSLENRCRFALEVVEAVSKEIGPDRVGIRLSPFASYMESGDSNPEALGLYMAESLNKYGILYSHMVEPRMKKVGEKAETHHTLVPMRKAFHGTFIVAGGYDREDGNTAVAENCTDLVAYGRQFLANPDLPKRFELNAPLNKYDRNTFYISDPVVGYTDYPFLDQTISAQTVEA; translated from the exons ATGGGAGAGGAACAGAGCGTTCAATCACCTCTTCTCACTCCATACAAAATGGGTAACTTTCAGCTTTCCCACAG ACTAGTTTTGGCACCTCTAACAAGACAAAGATCGTACGGAAATGTTCCTCAGCAACATGCTATATTGTATTACTCCCAAAGAACCACAAAAGGGGGCCTTCTTATATCTGAAGCCACTGGAGTGTCTGACACTGCTCaagg GTATCCCGATACACCTGGTATATGGACAAAGGAACAAGTTGAAGCCTGGAAACCTATTGTGGATGCTGTTCATGCCAAAGGTGGCATCTTTTTTTGTCAGATCTGGCACGTAGGGAGGGTTTCAAATACAG GTTTTCAGCCAAATGGGCAGGCTCCAGTATCTAGTACAGACAAGATGATAGCTCCTCAAATTCGAAGCAATGGCATTGATGTTGCACGATTTTCGCCACCTCGACGACTGAGTACCGAGGAAATTCCTCGATATATAAATGATTTCAGACTTGCTGCTAGGAATGCTTTGGAAGCTG GTTTTGATGGAGTTGAGATCCATGGTGCCCATGGCTACTTAATAGACCAGTTTATGAAAGATCAAGTCAATGACCGAACTGACAAGTACGGTGGCTCCCTGGAGAATCGGTGCAGATTTGCTTTGGAAGTTGTTGAAGCAGTATCAAAAGAGATAGGACCAGATAGAGTGGGCATAAGGCTTTCACCCTTTGCAAGTTACATGGAATCTGGAGATTCAAATCCAGAAGCACTGGGACTCTACATGGCTGAATCCTTGAATAAATATGGCATTCTCTACTCCCACATGGTGGAGCCAAGGATGAAAAAGGTGGGAGAGAAGGCTGAGACCCACCACACTCTGGTGCCTATGAGAAAAGCATTTCACGGCACCTTTATTGTTGCTGGGGGTTACGATAGGGAAGATGGTAATACTGCTGTGGCTGAGAACTGTACTGACCTTGTTGCTTATGGGCGGCAGTTCCTGGCAAACCCAGATCTACCAAAGCGGTTTGAGCTCAATGCTCCTCTAAACAAGTACGATAGAAACACATTTTATATATCTGATCCGGTCGTTGGCTATACTGACTATCCCTTTCTTGATCAAACAATCAGTGCTCAAACTGTAGAAGCATAA
- the LOC135151570 gene encoding uncharacterized protein LOC135151570, giving the protein MVNDEFQHIVSYSKAWRGKMAAMETLYGNWQTTYNELPRFLSVMASTNPGSVMEIDAVPHQTEISKSVFVRAFWCLKAMIDGWQHARPVISIDGTFLKGKYNGKLLVAVGVDANNHQYPICFALVDEETTENWSWYLRLLRIHVCRERLGVCIISDRAPGILAAVNDERNGFTEPFGVHRYCLHHVRCNFSKHHPGNDLKMFMWLAGRTPQIRKHEAYMKHIARISPQAVTYLREINPALWTICHDTGHARYGQATTNVTESFNGNIRQARFLPVTAMMEFLFYKTVRTVNKERNAALESMQEGHELCLQARRMLETNTERANAHHVETFNRQSGLFSVKTRRYRLKGVEKGGNTQVVDIRRGTCTCGKWACHRLPCSHLIAGCNRNSINWKQWIGPYHYTPVLQNMWEPMIYPLPATGYWDVQLPLAWQRYGTVVPNEAMRKRRAKRGQRGQSVRIRTEMDGSRTGHKCSRCKQEVHTKRNKKCPMYNA; this is encoded by the coding sequence ATGGTGAACGATGAGTTCCAGCACATTGTTAGTTACAGCAAAGCGTGGAGGGGGAAGATGGCTGCAATGGAGACCCTTTATGGCAATTGGCAGACTACCTATAATGAGTTACCACGGTTCCTCTCTGTCATGGCAAGTACAAATCCAGGGAGCGTAATGGAGATTGATGCGGTTCCACATCAAACTGAGATTAGCAAATCTGTATTTGTTCGCGCATTCTGGTGTCTGAAGGCGATGATTGATGGCTGGCAGCACGCTCGCCCAGTCATTTCAATTGATGGTACATTCCTCAAGGGAAAGTACAATGGAAAGTTGCTGGTTGCGGTGGGAGTGGACGCTAACAACCACCAATATCCAATTTGTTTTGCCCTCGTGGATGAGGAGACTACGGAGAACTGGTCCTGGTATCTACGTCTTCTACGAATACATGTATGCCGAGAGAGACTTGGCGTTTGTATTATATCGGACCGTGCCCCCGGGATCCTCGCTGCAGTGAATGACGAGCGCAACGGCTTCACTGAACCTTTTGGTGTTCACAGATACTGCCTCCACCATGTGAGATGCAACTTCTCCAAACATCACCCGGGAAATGACTTGAAGATGTTCATGTGGCTAGCAGGCCGAACACCACAAATAAGAAAGCACGAGGCTTACATGAAACATATTGCCCGCATTTCTCCCCAAGCGGTGACATATTTGCGGGAGATAAATCCTGCCTTGTGGACCATCTGTCATGACACAGGCCACGCTCGTTACGGCCAGGCCACTACCAACGTGACGGAGAGTTTCAATGGCAACATTCGACAAGCTCGCTTCCTACCGGTCACCGCAATGATGGAATTCCTCTTTTACAAAACTGTAAGGACGGTGAACAAGGAGAGAAACGCTGCTCTAGAAAGCATGCAAGAAGGTCATGAACTCTGCCTGCAAGCTAGGAGAATGTTGGAAACCAATACTGAGAGGGCTAACGCCCACCACGTTGAAACATTTAACCGGCAAAGTGGTTTATTCTCCGTAAAGACGCGTAGGTACAGGTTGAAAGGTGTGGAAAAGGGCGGAAACACACAAGTCGTGGACATCAGAAGGGGTACTTGCACGTGCGGGAAATGGGCCTGTCATCGCCTTCCATGTTCTCATCTGATTGCTGGGTGTAATCGTAATTCCATAAACTGGAAACAGTGGATCGGCCCTTACCACTACACTCCCGTTTTGCAAAATATGTGGGAGCCTATGATATATCCGTTACCAGCAACCGGCTATTGGGATGTGCAACTCCCATTAGCATGGCAAAGGTATGGAACCGTGGTGCCGAACGAGGCCATGCGAAAGAGAAGAGCAAAGCGAGGCCAAAGGGGGCAGTCGGTGAGAATACGGACCGAGATGGACGGTTCCCGAACGGGACACAAATGTAGTCGGTGCAAGCAAGAAGTTCATACGAAGCGGAACAAGAAGTGCCCCATGTACAATGCATAA